CATCTAATTTGAATGAAATCAAGAACAAATGAATacataacaaattaaaaaaggcttaaatgaCGTTTTACCTGCTGTTTTGaaaaaataggggggtaaattccgaatttttcaaaacagggggtaaaagtGTATTTAAGCTATTAAAAAATGGAGGATCCACACATTACACTAATTAaaatcaacatcatcatcatatataattcattaattcaaaaattcaaacaaatatggCAATACATCTTGCTAAGAGGCTAACACAAACTCTGGTAttaataacaatatataaaatttgataagtCTCTCATGCAAAGATGACTCCAATTGCAACCATGGTTGCCATGACGACACCAAACACAGATGATACAACAGAGTGAGCCACCGAAGAAGGTGGAGGAGAAGGAGCAGGTGCAGCTTCTGGTAGAACAGTGATGACAAACTTCATTTGACGAGTAGAACAATGATCAGCTATACCACAAACATACCACTTTCTTCCTTCTGTTTTTAATTGAATGATATCTTTTCCGGTGGAAAGTGCTTCGTTTGCTGGAGGAAAAGTGCAGCTCTGAAAAAGTGTTCCGTTCACTTTGAAAACATTGTGTCTTGAAGGGTCATAGTTGAAAACTAAAAGGAGATAAAACATAATTAGTTCCATAATAGATTAAGTTTTATATAAGTACTataaaggcaaaattacaccagAAGTCCTTCATCTTAACAAATTATAGACATATTAACAAAACATATGGAAATtgcaaaaagttttttttttttttttctttttcttttagtaCATACCAAGGTTGTCGCCAACACGAAAAACCATCTCCTGAGCCCATTGAGTGTAATTGACATCAACAGTCCAGCCCTTATCTTCACCCACAATATGATCAGCTGCCAATGCAACTGAGGATAGCAAAACCATGGAAATTGCTATGAAGACTACACGAGAAGAAGCCATTTGATGAGTTTATATATCTATCCCTTAATTCCTATTTCTCTCTTACGTCTggaaattaaatctaaaaattgAGTGTTGCAAAAAATTCCTAGAATAGAATCTCAATTAATCAAAGGAATGACTAGCTAGTaaatgttattgttgatgaattGTGCAATTCAACTTGGGATATA
This genomic interval from Trifolium pratense cultivar HEN17-A07 linkage group LG6, ARS_RC_1.1, whole genome shotgun sequence contains the following:
- the LOC123890116 gene encoding blue copper protein 1a, giving the protein MASSRVVFIAISMVLLSSVALAADHIVGEDKGWTVDVNYTQWAQEMVFRVGDNLVFNYDPSRHNVFKVNGTLFQSCTFPPANEALSTGKDIIQLKTEGRKWYVCGIADHCSTRQMKFVITVLPEAAPAPSPPPSSVAHSVVSSVFGVVMATMVAIGVIFA